ATTGATTCTTTACGATCCGGACGGATTTCAGTAGGAACTTGGAAAGTAGCACCACCTACACGGCGAGACTTCACTTCCACTTGCGGAGTTACATTATCCAAAGCCTTTTTCCAGATTTCGAGAGCAGATTTTTCTTCGTTAGGAAGTTTTGCTTTCACCGTTTCCAAAGCGGCATAAAAGATTTCATAAGATGTATTTTTCTTTCCATCATACATCAAGTGGTTCACAAACTTGGAAACCTTTTGGTCATTAAACACAGGATCCGGAAGAATCAGGCGTTTTTTTGGTTTTGCTTTTCTCATTTGTTTGAAAAATAATGTTTTTGTTTTTGGTTGTCTACTTCTTGACTTCTTCAACTCTCCCTCCGGAGAATTTACTCAACCTTTAGCATTTCCAACAAACTAAAACGTAAGTTATTACTTTAATTTTAATTAGGTCTTAATCCTTATTTTTTCTTACCTTTAGCAGGAGCAGCGGCTTGTCCCGGTTTCGGACGCTTAGCACCATACTTAGAACGTCTTTGAGTACGACCAGCAACACCAGCTGTATCAAGTGTACCACGTACGATGTGGTAACGTACACCCGGAAGGTCTTTCACACGACCACCACGTACCAAAACGATTGAGTGTTCCTGCAAGTTGTGTCCTTCTCCCGGAATGTATGAGTTCACCTCTTTTTGGTTAGTCAAACGTACACGAGCTACTTTACGCATTGCAGAGTTCGGCTTCTTCGGAGTAGTAGTGTATACTCTCACGCAAACGCCACGTCTTTGAGGACATGAATCCAAGGCTGGAGATTTACTTTTCTCCACCAGCACTTCGCGTCCTTTTCTTACTAATTGCTGAATTGTAGGCATTTTAATTGTTTTTTGATTTATATTATTGTTATATTAATTTCGTAACTATACATTTTGGGCTGCAAAAATACGAATAATATTTGAATATTCAATGCGCTACAACTTTTTTTTCTTTTTTAATGTTTTTATATCATCCTCACGCTTCGCCTTTTACACCTGTCAAAGGAGGAATAGAAGGTTCATCTGAAGTACGAATCGGACCGAATACGCGCTCATACTTTGCTATATTATCTTCTAATGCCCGCAGCAGGCGTTTTGCGTGCTCCGGAGCCACAATAATGCGAGATTGCACACCAGCCTTCGGTATGCCCGGCATTACGCGCACGAAGTCAAGGATGAATTCAGAACTCGAATGGGTGATAATAGCAAGATTTGCATAAGTTCCCTGTGCTACCTCTTCTCTCAATTCAATCTGTAATTGTCCGTTGTTATTTTGTTCTTCCATATTTAATATGATTAAAAAGTTATCCTGCAAAATAACACATTTTTCCTGAAACTAATGGCAATACACGCAAGTAAAAAAGAAATAAAAAAGGAGCAATTGCCCAATCTGGCAACCGCTCCTTCTCATATAGTCAATTGAATTGTATTTATTCTACTTCATTGTAGTCAAGTACTGTTTTCTTGTTAGCCAAGATACGGTCATACTCTTCTTTTGATCCAACGATGAGCTTTTCGAACTCGCGTTGTCCGGTACCGGCAGGAATCAAGTGTCCACAGATCACATTTTCCTTCATACCTTCAAGCTTATCGATCTTACCGTTGATAGCAGCTTCATTCAATACTTTCGTCGTTTCCTGGAAGGAAGCAGCCGACATAAAGCTTGATGTTTGCAAAGCAGCACGCGTGATACCTTGAAGGATCTGAGTAGAGGTAGCAGCAACAGCGTCACGAACCTCAACCGGTTTCAAGTCACGACGTTTCAACATACTGTTCTCATCACGTAACTTGCGGGCAGTTACAATCTGACCAGCTTGCATATTTTGAGAATCACCAGCATCCACTACGACTTTCTTACCCCAGATACGATCATTTTCTTCCATGAATTCCAGTTTGTCTACGACTTGCTGTTCGAGGAAGCGAGTATCTCCCGGTTCATCAATTTGTACTTTGCGCATCATCTGACGAACGATAATCTCAAAGTGTTTATCATTGATCTTCACACCCTGCAAGCGGTATACATCCTGAACTTCATTCACGATATATTCCTGTACAGCTGTAGGCCCCTTGATTGCCAAGATATCTGCCGGAGTAGTAGCACCGTCAGACAACGGAGTACCAGCACGTACATAGTCATTTTCCTGTACCAGAATCTGCTTAGACAGTGCAACCAAATATTTCTTAACCTCACCTGTCTTAGAAGTTACGATGATTTCACGGTTACCACGTTTGATCTTACCCATTGTCACCTCACCATCGATTTCAGAGACGACAGCCGGATTTGACGGGTTACGAGCTTCAAACAATTCTGTAACACGAGGAAGACCACCCGTGATATCACCCGCCTTACCTACGGCACGCGGAATCTTCACGATTACTTCACCAGCTTTTACCTTCTGACCGTTCTCGATGATAACGTGACCACCTACCGGTAAGTTATAAGTACGAATCAAATCACCGTCCTCTGTTAAGATATGAGCTGTAGGAACTTTGGTTTTATCCTTGGATTCAATAATAATAATTTCACGAAGACCTGTTGCTTCATCCGATTCAACCTTATAAGTAACGTTTTCAATCACACCCTCAAATTCGATCTTACCAGTTGCTTCTGTGATAATAACAGCGTTGAACGGGTCCCACTTAGCAATCAGCTTACCTTTTTCTACCAAGTCACCGTCGCTTACATACAGTGTTGAACCATAAGGTACATTATGAGTAGAAAGAACGATACCGGTATTCACATCCACAAAACGTACTTCAGCCAAACGACCTACTACCACTTTTGCTGATTCACCCATCTCGTCAACGATATCTACCGTACGCAATTCTTCAAATTCAAGACGTGCACTGTTTTTAGCAACGATACTTGCATTTGCGGCAATATTCGCAGCAGTACCACCGGCGTGGAATGTACGCAATGTCAACTGTGTACCCGGCTCACCAATAGACTGAGCAGCGATTACACCGACAGCTTCACCCTTCTGAACCATGCGGCTCGTCGCCAGGTTACGTCCGTAACATTTAGCACAAACACCCTTCTTAGCTTCACAAGTCAATACCGAACGGATTTCAACACTCTCGATCGGAGACTCCTGAATCTTCTTGGCAACTTCTTCTGTGATTTCTTCACCACCGGCAACAAGCAATTCACCTGTAGTAGGATGAATAATATCATGCACGGAAACACGCCCTAAGATACGTTCGTACAGAGTAGCAATAACCTCATCGTTATTCTTAAGGTCCGTACAAACCAATCCGCGAAGTGTACCGCAGTCTTCTTCTGTAATAATCACATCGTGTGATACATCCACCAGACGACGAGTCAAATAACCGGCATCGGCAGTCTTCAAAGCGGTATCCGCCAAACCTTTACGAGCACCGTGGGTAGAGATAAAGTACTCCAACACCGAAAGTCCTTCTTTAAAGTTCGACAAAATCGGGTTCTCGATGATCTGACCACCTTCAGCACCTGCTTTCTGCGGTTTTGCCATCAAACCACGCATACCTGACAACTGACGAATCTGTTCTTTAGAACCACGAGCACCAGAATCAAGCATCATATATACAGAGTTGAAACCCTGATCATCCGAAGAAATAGTCTTCATCAGGATATTAGACAACTCGGAGTTCACATGTGTCCAAATATCGATTACCTGATTGTAACGTTCGTTATTGGTAATGAAACCCATGTTATAGTTGTTTACGACCTGTTCAACTTCGTCGTAACCTTTCTGTACCAAAGTTTCTTTCTCCTTCGGAATGATAATATCACCCAAGTTGAATGACAAACCACCCTTGAACGCCATCTGATAACCTAAATTCTTGATTCCATCCAGGAAGTCGGCAGCCTTAGCCACACCACATACCTTAATTACATCACTAATAATATCACGAAGAGATTTCTTAGAGATAATTGTATTGATATAACCAGCTTCAGGCGGAACGATTTCATTCACAATCACACGTCCTACAGAAGTTTCGCGCATTACGTCTACAATGTTACCATTTTCATCAACGTCTTTTACGATAACCTTCACCGGAGCATGAATATCTACCTTGCCTTCATTGTAAGCGATCAACGCTTCTTCCGGTCCGTAGAATGTCAAACCTTCACCTTTTGCACCGGCACGCAACTTGGTAATATAGTACAAACCAAGAACCATATCCTGTGCAGGCACAGTAATAGGAGCGCCGTTTGCCGGATTCAAGATATTATGTGATTGAAGCATCAACATTTGTGCTTCAAGAATTGCTTCATTACTCAAAGGCAAGTGAACAGCCATCTGGTCACCGTCAAAGTCGGCATTGAATGCCGTACATGCCAACGGGTGCAACTGAATAGCTTTACCTTCGATCATTTTAGGCTGGAAAGCCTGAATACCCAAACGGTGCAATGTCGGAGCACGGTTCAACAGTACCGGGTGTCCCTTCATCACATGTTCCAGAATATCCCAAATCACCGGTTCTTTGCGGTCAACGATTTTCTTTGCAGACTTAACAGTCTTTACGATACCACGTTCGATGAGTTTGCGGATAATAAACGGCTTGTACAATTCGGCAGCCATCAATTTAGGAATACCGCATTCACCCATTTTCAATTCCGGACCAACGACGATTACCGAACGAGCAGAGTAGTCAACACGTTTACCCAGCAAGTTCTGACGGAAACGTCCTTGTTTACCTTTCAAACTGTCAGACAATGACTTCAACGGACGGTTGGCGTCTGTCTTCACAGCACTTGACTTACGTGAGTTATCAAACAAAGAATCGACAGATTCCTGAAGCATACGTTTTTCATTACGCAAGATCACTTCGGGAGCCTTGATTTCAATCAGTCGTTTCAGACGGTTGTTACGGATAATCACACGACGATAAAGGTCGTTTAAGTCAGATGTAGCAAAACGGCCACCATCCAACGGAACCAATGGACGAAGTTCGGGCGGAATAACCGGAACAATACGTACGATCATCCATTCCGGTTTGTTACGTCCACGTGATGCACGGAACGATTCTACTACCTGAAGACGTTTCAAAGCTTCGTTCTTACGTTGCTGAGACGCATCGTTACCGGCACGGTGACGCAATTCGTAAGATAAAGCATCCAGATCCAGACGAGCCAGCAAATCATAGATAGCTTCAGCACCCATCTTTGCAACAAATTTGTTCGGATCATTATCTTCAAGATATTGATTGTCTTTCGGAAGTGTATCCAGGATATCCAGATATTCTTCTTCAGAAAGCAAATCATATTCGGCTACGCCATCTTCAGCTTTCACACCCGGCTGAATAACAACATAACGTTCGTAGTATATAATCGAATCCAGTTTCTTTGTCGGTAATCCGAGCAAGTAACCGATTTTATTAGGAAGCGAACGGAAATACCAGATGTGAGCCACCGGCACAACCAGCTGGATATGTCCCATACGTTCACGGCGCACTTTCTTTTCAGTAACTTCCACACCACAACGGTCGCAGACGATACCTTTATAACGGATACGCTTATATTTACCGCAATGACATTCATAATCCTTGATAGGACCAAAGATGCGCTCGCAGAACAAACCGTCGCGTTCGGGTTTGTACGTACGGTAATTAATGGTTTCAGGCTTCAAAACTTCACCACTCGAATTCTCAAGGATTTCTTCCGGAGAAGCCAGACCAATTGAGATCTTCGAGAAATTACTTTTCGTCTTATTTTCTTTTCTAAAAGCCATACTCTATATAATTGAGATTTGATAATTGAATCATTGGAAATTGAAAAAAGTGCGGATGCCAACAGACCTTCATCGGTGTATTGACATCTCACATTCTTTCATTATTTTATTCTAGGTTGATACTCAAACCTAAACCTCTCAACTCGTGTAACAATACGTTCAAGGATTCCGGAATACCAGGTTGCGGCATCGGTTCACCTTTCACAATTGCTTCATAAGCCTTCGAACGTCCTACCACGTCATCAGATTTGATAGTCAAGATCTCTTGCAAGATATGAGCAGCGCCGAAACCTTCGAGTGCCCAAACCTCCATTTCTCCGAAACGCTGACCACCGAACTGAGCTTTACCACCAAGAGGTTGCTGAGTAATCAATGAGTACGGACCGATAGAACGAGCATGCATTTTATCTTCAACCATGTGGCCCAACTTCAACATGTAAGTTACACCCACAGTAGCTGCCTGGTCAAATTGCTCACCTGTACCACCATCACAAAGATAAGTCTTACAGTAACGGGGCAATCCTGCCTTGTCTGTCCACTGATCCAAATCCTCCATGGTAGCACCGTCGAAAATAGGAGTCGCGAATTTCACGCCCAAAGTTTTTCCGGCACGTCCGAGTACAGCTTCAAAAATCTGACCAATGTTCATACGAGAAGGCACACCCAACGGATTCAACACAATGTCAACCGGAGTACCATCTGACAAGAACGGCATATCTTCCTGACGAACAACACGGGATACAATACCCTTGTTACCGTGGCGACCTGCCATCTTATCACCCACACCAATCTTACGTTTCTTAGCAATATATACTTTTGCCATCTGGATAATACCAGCAGGAAGTTCATCACCAATCGTAATAGCAAACTTCTTACGTTTCAATTCAGCATCCAGCTCTTTGTATTTCTTAATGAAATTCATCACCAGATCACGAATCATACCGTTAATATGATCGTCGCTCGTCCAGTTGCTCAACTGAATAGAAGTAAAGTCAAGTGAATCAAAATCAGAAGCACTGAACTTAGATCCTTTAGCAATTACTTCCGCACCCAGATAGTCCTTCACACCTTGAGAAACCTTACCTTCAGTCAAAATCATCAGTTTCTTAACCAGGATACGTTTCAAGTCAGCTACCTTAGATTCAAATTCGTCATCAATCTTAGGCAACAATGCTTTATCGGCGAGTTTAGAGCTACGATTCTTAATCACACGTGAGAAAAGTTTCTTATCAATCACAACACCTTTCAAAGAAGGAGAAGCTTTCAAAGAAGCATCTTTCACGTCACCTGCTTTATCACCGAAGATAGCGCGAAGCAATTTTTCTTCCGGAGAAGGATCAGATTCACCCTTCGGCGTAATCTTACCAATCATGATATCACCCGGCTCGATACGAGCACCGATTCTTACGATACCATTTTCATCCAGATCTTTTGTAGCTTCTTCACTTACATTCGGGATATCAGAAGTCAACTCTTCCATACCACGTTTTGTTTCGCGAACTTCCAGAGAATATTCCTCTACATGAACCGAAGTCAACAAGTCTTCGCGTACCACACGTTCGTTCAATACGATAGCATCCTCATAGTTGTAACCCTTCCAAGGCATGTAAGCAACCAACAGGTTCTTACCCAATGCCAATTCACCTTTTTCAGTAGAATAGCCTTCAGTCAAGATATCACCTTTCTTCACACGCTGGCCCTTGTCACAAATCGGACGCAAGTCAATCGTCATGTTCTGGTTAGTCTTACGGAACTTAGGTATTCTATATTCCTTCAAAGCAGGTTCAAAACTTACAAATTCTTCGTCTTCCGTACGGTCATACAAAATACGGATAGTAGTAGCATCCACATAGTCAACCACACCATCGCCTTCTGCAGTAATCTGCGTACGAGAGTCTCTTACCAACTGACGTTCGATACCTGTACCTACGATCGGAGCTTCACTTCTCAACAAAGGAACCGCCTGGCGCATCATGTTCGATCCCATCAATGCACGGTTAGCATCATCATGTTCCAAGAATGGAATCAAAGAAGCTGCAATAGATGCGATCTGTTGAGGAGCAACGTCCATCAAGTCAACTTCAGATGGTTCTACAACCGGGAAATCTGCATCTTGACGAGACTTAACTCTATTAAGTACGAATGTACCATCGTCATTCAACGGAGCATTTCCCTGCGCAATAACCTTTTCTTCCTCTTCTTCAGCAGTCAGATAAATCAGACCGTTATCAGAAAGATCCACTTTTCCATTTTCCACCTTGCGGTAGGGAGTTTCAATGAATCCTAGCTCATTAATTTTAGCAAATACACACAATGAAGAAATCAAACCGATATTCGGACCTTCAGGAGTCTCAATCGGACAAAGACGACCATAGTGTGTGTAGTGAACGTCACGAACCTCAAATCCGGCACGTTCACGGGAAAGACCACCAGGACCAAGGGCAGACATACGACGTTTGTGCGTAATTTCAGCCAGCGGGTTTGTCTGGTCCATGAACTGAGACAATGCGTTTGTTCCAAAGAATGAGTTGATTACTGAAGAAATCGTCTTCGCATTAATCAAATCAATCGGAGTAAACACTTCATTGTCACGAACATTCATACGTTCACGAATCGTACGAGACATACGAGCCAGACCAACAGCAAACTGATTAGAAAGCTGTTCACCGACAGTACGTACACGACGGTTACTCAAGTGGTCAATATCATCCACATCTGCTTTTGAGTTTATCAACTCAATCAGATATTTGATGATTTCAATAATATCTTCCTTCGTGAGGACACGCACGTCCATATCAGTCGTCAGATTCAACTTTTTGTTGATTCTGTAACGACCTACATCACCAAGGTCATATCGTTTTTCTGAGAAGAACAAGTTGTTGATAACCTCCCTTGCACTTGCGTCATCAGCCGGATCGGCATTACGCAATTGACGGTAGATATACAACACAGCTTCTTTTTCCGAGTTACTCGGGTCCTTCTGCAAGGTATTATATATGATAGAGAAATCGGACTGATTCGGTTCATCCTT
The Bacteroides luhongzhouii DNA segment above includes these coding regions:
- the rpoB gene encoding DNA-directed RNA polymerase subunit beta, whose product is MSSNTVNQRVNFASTKNPLEYPDFLEVQLKSFQDFLQLDTPPEKRKNEGLYKVFAENFPIADTRNNFVLEFLDYYIDPPRYTIDDCIERGLTYSVPLKAKLKLYCTDPDHEDFDTVIQDVFLGPIPYMTDKATFVINGAERVVVSQLHRSPGVFFGQSVHANGTKLYSARIIPFKGSWIEFATDINNVMYAYIDRKKKLPVTTLLRAIGFENDKDILEIFNLAEDVKVNKTNLKKVLGRKLAARVLKTWIEDFVDEDTGEVVSIERNEVIIDRETVLEEVHIDEILESGVQNILLHKDEPNQSDFSIIYNTLQKDPSNSEKEAVLYIYRQLRNADPADDASAREVINNLFFSEKRYDLGDVGRYRINKKLNLTTDMDVRVLTKEDIIEIIKYLIELINSKADVDDIDHLSNRRVRTVGEQLSNQFAVGLARMSRTIRERMNVRDNEVFTPIDLINAKTISSVINSFFGTNALSQFMDQTNPLAEITHKRRMSALGPGGLSRERAGFEVRDVHYTHYGRLCPIETPEGPNIGLISSLCVFAKINELGFIETPYRKVENGKVDLSDNGLIYLTAEEEEEKVIAQGNAPLNDDGTFVLNRVKSRQDADFPVVEPSEVDLMDVAPQQIASIAASLIPFLEHDDANRALMGSNMMRQAVPLLRSEAPIVGTGIERQLVRDSRTQITAEGDGVVDYVDATTIRILYDRTEDEEFVSFEPALKEYRIPKFRKTNQNMTIDLRPICDKGQRVKKGDILTEGYSTEKGELALGKNLLVAYMPWKGYNYEDAIVLNERVVREDLLTSVHVEEYSLEVRETKRGMEELTSDIPNVSEEATKDLDENGIVRIGARIEPGDIMIGKITPKGESDPSPEEKLLRAIFGDKAGDVKDASLKASPSLKGVVIDKKLFSRVIKNRSSKLADKALLPKIDDEFESKVADLKRILVKKLMILTEGKVSQGVKDYLGAEVIAKGSKFSASDFDSLDFTSIQLSNWTSDDHINGMIRDLVMNFIKKYKELDAELKRKKFAITIGDELPAGIIQMAKVYIAKKRKIGVGDKMAGRHGNKGIVSRVVRQEDMPFLSDGTPVDIVLNPLGVPSRMNIGQIFEAVLGRAGKTLGVKFATPIFDGATMEDLDQWTDKAGLPRYCKTYLCDGGTGEQFDQAATVGVTYMLKLGHMVEDKMHARSIGPYSLITQQPLGGKAQFGGQRFGEMEVWALEGFGAAHILQEILTIKSDDVVGRSKAYEAIVKGEPMPQPGIPESLNVLLHELRGLGLSINLE
- the rpoC gene encoding DNA-directed RNA polymerase subunit beta': MAFRKENKTKSNFSKISIGLASPEEILENSSGEVLKPETINYRTYKPERDGLFCERIFGPIKDYECHCGKYKRIRYKGIVCDRCGVEVTEKKVRRERMGHIQLVVPVAHIWYFRSLPNKIGYLLGLPTKKLDSIIYYERYVVIQPGVKAEDGVAEYDLLSEEEYLDILDTLPKDNQYLEDNDPNKFVAKMGAEAIYDLLARLDLDALSYELRHRAGNDASQQRKNEALKRLQVVESFRASRGRNKPEWMIVRIVPVIPPELRPLVPLDGGRFATSDLNDLYRRVIIRNNRLKRLIEIKAPEVILRNEKRMLQESVDSLFDNSRKSSAVKTDANRPLKSLSDSLKGKQGRFRQNLLGKRVDYSARSVIVVGPELKMGECGIPKLMAAELYKPFIIRKLIERGIVKTVKSAKKIVDRKEPVIWDILEHVMKGHPVLLNRAPTLHRLGIQAFQPKMIEGKAIQLHPLACTAFNADFDGDQMAVHLPLSNEAILEAQMLMLQSHNILNPANGAPITVPAQDMVLGLYYITKLRAGAKGEGLTFYGPEEALIAYNEGKVDIHAPVKVIVKDVDENGNIVDVMRETSVGRVIVNEIVPPEAGYINTIISKKSLRDIISDVIKVCGVAKAADFLDGIKNLGYQMAFKGGLSFNLGDIIIPKEKETLVQKGYDEVEQVVNNYNMGFITNNERYNQVIDIWTHVNSELSNILMKTISSDDQGFNSVYMMLDSGARGSKEQIRQLSGMRGLMAKPQKAGAEGGQIIENPILSNFKEGLSVLEYFISTHGARKGLADTALKTADAGYLTRRLVDVSHDVIITEEDCGTLRGLVCTDLKNNDEVIATLYERILGRVSVHDIIHPTTGELLVAGGEEITEEVAKKIQESPIESVEIRSVLTCEAKKGVCAKCYGRNLATSRMVQKGEAVGVIAAQSIGEPGTQLTLRTFHAGGTAANIAANASIVAKNSARLEFEELRTVDIVDEMGESAKVVVGRLAEVRFVDVNTGIVLSTHNVPYGSTLYVSDGDLVEKGKLIAKWDPFNAVIITEATGKIEFEGVIENVTYKVESDEATGLREIIIIESKDKTKVPTAHILTEDGDLIRTYNLPVGGHVIIENGQKVKAGEVIVKIPRAVGKAGDITGGLPRVTELFEARNPSNPAVVSEIDGEVTMGKIKRGNREIIVTSKTGEVKKYLVALSKQILVQENDYVRAGTPLSDGATTPADILAIKGPTAVQEYIVNEVQDVYRLQGVKINDKHFEIIVRQMMRKVQIDEPGDTRFLEQQVVDKLEFMEENDRIWGKKVVVDAGDSQNMQAGQIVTARKLRDENSMLKRRDLKPVEVRDAVAATSTQILQGITRAALQTSSFMSAASFQETTKVLNEAAINGKIDKLEGMKENVICGHLIPAGTGQREFEKLIVGSKEEYDRILANKKTVLDYNEVE
- a CDS encoding DUF3467 domain-containing protein, which produces MEEQNNNGQLQIELREEVAQGTYANLAIITHSSSEFILDFVRVMPGIPKAGVQSRIIVAPEHAKRLLRALEDNIAKYERVFGPIRTSDEPSIPPLTGVKGEA
- the rpsL gene encoding 30S ribosomal protein S12 — its product is MPTIQQLVRKGREVLVEKSKSPALDSCPQRRGVCVRVYTTTPKKPNSAMRKVARVRLTNQKEVNSYIPGEGHNLQEHSIVLVRGGRVKDLPGVRYHIVRGTLDTAGVAGRTQRRSKYGAKRPKPGQAAAPAKGKKK
- the rpsG gene encoding 30S ribosomal protein S7 — its product is MRKAKPKKRLILPDPVFNDQKVSKFVNHLMYDGKKNTSYEIFYAALETVKAKLPNEEKSALEIWKKALDNVTPQVEVKSRRVGGATFQVPTEIRPDRKESISMKNLILFARKRGGKSMADKLAAEIMDAFNEQGGAYKRKEDMHRMAEANRAFAHFRF